ggtttcttGATTGAAAGCAACATTTCACGAAGTGGGTTGTGGGAATCATGTGGATATTTCTACAATCTGTTTGGATAAGACAAACTCATTCTTCAAAGCGACTTGATTTGACTGGTTATACCCACTTATTTctaagaaaacaaagacaaacaagAGACTTGGTATAATtgagtttctctcttttatctgATGGTGGAATTGTATTAGTGATACGTATATCAATGTTAAGATTTCAAATGCTACTTGTTCTTCCTTATTTCAAATGCATAAACAATTAAAGCAATTGAAGCATTTCTGATTTATGATTTTGGAGAATTTCTGATTTTTCGGATTTCCTCTTGCCTTGGAATTGTGTCCTTTTCACTTAATTAACTCGCTCCTTCCTCAATCGAAAAAGTCTCTTTTCACATCAGAGGCCAAAAAGGGAGCTTTAAAATGGAGCTCTTCggttctttctcttttgaagGAAACCCCAGAAAGAGGTAGAGCTGGAAGTGGTGCCCCCTCGAGAGTCGTTTGGGTATTTTTCTGGATttctatatgatttttaaaatgtgttcGATAGCTTTGTTTGGATTAGACGCACAATCTTGATATTTAAATCTAGACATGCACAATTAGTACTGTTTGAATATTAAGAGTTATTATCCATTTGGTTAGTGAGAAAAGTTAGGaccgaaaaagaaaatattttataacaaaaagtacttgaaatttttaaaatttggaaccTACAACTATAGTGTATGCCAACTTGAAATGATGAGTTAAATTTTTGCAAGTGAACATAATTGGTAATTGGTAATTGGAAACCTTATTGTGCATAAAAAATGCATATTCAGAgagattctttttattattattgttactggAGTCATTGTTGGTggattgattttatctttttactgtTCTCAttggaaaattttgagttattgttgagtttattatttggttttttgatggTCAGCAAAGACGTGtataaaaaatcatcaattcatTGGGGAATATTCTCGGATTTGTTAGCCTCACTTGTAAGATCACTTTCATGATGagtgttgagataaaataattataggatcaccaataaaggaaaaaaatggcagaatagtaaaataacaaacagtcacacaagacaccaaaatTTAAGTAGTTCGGCTTAACAAGTCTACAttcactggcggagacgatccaaaagaaattcactaacaaaataaTGGAGTACAAAAGAGTagtacaaataaacaaaacctctcaaacccaaaacccccaatacacccaagctcacaaacacacaaagaaagaattaaatacaaaagagaaattatcTCTTAATTCTCTAAGAGCTAACTgtccctctcttttttctccccaCAAAATGGAGCCACTGCCCCACACGGAGCTGCTGCCAACATACACAACACTGCAGCACCACAAAGCTCCTGCCCTCTCACATGGAGCTGCTGCAGCTTGGCCCATATGACAAAAAGGTGAAGCTTCAATATATATAGACAAGAGACGGCCAAGTGCTTCACGGTTAAGGAACTTCCTCTTGAAGAAAGCTGCTGCCTCTCTACCTTGCTGCACACTTTAGCTCTCCTTTTAAAGACCAAATTGACCAATTAATTGATTGTTGGTCAAAGTACTTCACCATGAAGTAAAGCAACAAAATACTTCATTGAGAAGTAAACTAAAAGAGGTAAAACGTGGCCTGAGGATAAAAAACCACAAAGCTGCAACCAAAGGAATAAAACGGGTGGGGCCCACCACAAGACTTGAGAAATCAAGTCATTTTCAAACAATGAGGAAGATCGGGTGAGTAAATGGTGCAAGCATGACAATGAGCTGAGCGTGTGAAAGAgaacattcaattcaattaaccatattatttgaatttttaaatactaTTATGCCTACAAGTTGTTGAGCAACTTTTATCAGCATTTAGAACTTAAAAGACATGATCAAAAATCCTAGCTGTCCTTAAATTCTACCTAACAAAGTATTTTGCATTTGCAGGTTTCTTCCACTTGCTTGAACCTTGAAAGCATTTTAATCCCAAAAGACACTGAGAATGCTTGCTTGTCTTCAAGTGAAATCGGTTGCTGTGCTCCAAGGGTACTGACCGGAATTGAAGATCATGTTTACCAACCACTCTGTTTATGTGTCTCTTGTTAGTGCAATGCTTCAGGTAGTGCTGCCTTTGCTATATTCTTTGCAATTTATATTAATGGTTCTGTTATATCTAAATAGGCTTTTAAAAGTCAGCAACATGTAATGGATACGTAAGTGGACTGCTGTTTGCTTGATTGTAAGTGGACTCTGTAgataatgtttttaatatcAGGAAAGCTACGGGTGAAATATTGTGTATGCAGTGCTTGAAAATTCAGCCTGTTGGGCCAGGTTGCTCAATTTCTTCCTGTGGTGGACTATTGATAGCAAAGTAATATTGCAGTacttgcaaattttaaaatgataaaaggtacatacttttatttttaattcatttatcCTCCCTAATCATTTATTGATGACATAAGTTTTTACATTTTCAGAGTTTAATGGAGTGAAAATTATCAGATCTATAATTTGTTGGAACCAACTGAAAAAATTGAGTccaaaatcattattattattattattattattattattttgtaagttgTGAAGCAGTGTATTGTGAGTCCATTTTGTGGTAGGTGACCTGGACAATAGGCAAGTTCACATCAAATTCACAGTTTTGCTAATGCCAAATGGTTCGAATAGAGTCACATCTCATCCTCTGCAGGAGCTGCAGCCCACAAAGACAACAGATGATCCTGAAATCAAGGCCTTGCTATTCTTTggcacaaagaaaaagaagaaaggtaaGCTGGAACATGATAAAATGATGAACAATTGTTGCAAAACCTTCAGCCAGacctaaatttgaaattattatctaTATTTGGGTATGCAGGTGTCAGGTTATCTAATTGGGTGTCCTCGCTCTCGAATTTGACTTCTATTTTCTTATTGGTTTGTAAATGGTTTCAACATATCCCACCATTGGGCTGATTTCCTTTTCTGAAGCGTCTTTCTCTTAAAAACTTGAGTGAGCTGGAGTACATAAGTAATGGTGGTAGTGATCTGTCCTCTTCTCCCCTCAAAATTCTCACACTTGTTAATTTGCCAAAGTTGAAGGGATGGTGTAGGACGAGGGAAACCGTAACAGTAGAGCATCCTCTTCCATTATTCCCATCATTTCCTTGCCTTTCTCATTTATGCATCGATAACTGCCCTATGATGTATGTAGCACCAGGGAGCAAAACAATaccctcctcttcctcttccttttcCAATCTCTCCGGGATTAGAGGAACTTGAATATCTACCATTAGAGTGGCTGTGAAATCTCACTTCTCTTGGGACGCTGGAGATTTGGGGGTGTTGTAAAATGTGAATCTCTTTGTCTCCACTCTTTCAACATCTCACctcatttgaaaatttgtctATTCTTCACTGCAAGGAACGTATCAGCAATGAGAATGAAGATGGCGCAGGATGCCTTGGACCTTCAAGATTTGGTCATCTATCTATAATAGATGttccaaatttggtttctcTCCCAAGAGAGCTTAGAGATGTTACTAGTCTGCAAGGGCTTCAAATTATGGATTGCCCTAGTTTGGTGTCTTTACCGGAGTGGATAGGTGATCTCACTTCACCTCAGGAGCTTGGAGTCGTAAATTGTCTGAATTTAAAATCACTGCCCGAAGGTGTGCGTCGCCTCACCTCTTTACGTCGTTTGACAACTGCGGAGTGTCCTCACTCGGAGGAAAGATGTGAACAAAGAATGGGAGAGGATTGGCCAAAGATTGCTCACGTCCCAAACTTTCGAAATGATGGTGATGGTAATCGTATAGAGTGGAACGCAAGCCAAACTTGCCAAATTTATCAGGTTTTTAAGTCATCAATTAGAcagtaattttcttcttcattttactCTATGAGGTATatcatatttgatttcattgcaGGAAGAAGTGAAGGTTTTACGTGTCGATGCTTCTTCAAACCTTGCCAACAATCAGATTTGTATGTACAAAGCTCTAACTTTTACATTATTGTTTCCTAACTTTCACTTCAATGGCATTTTcagtattgttttcttttccttttttaaatatttcttgtgTTTCCATTTGCAATTTAATTTCTACGAACGGTAGCATCATGTATTAGGTAAAAGACTTATAATAGATCAGGGAAGTCAACCCCATcccaaattttgacaaaaatttaatacaaattttgcattactgtgttaggattttctgtgtcaaatttagattatgttgAATGAACGGATGAACGTTACatatgagatgaaaaaaaaaaaagaaaagaaaagcaaaatctACTAGAACTTGATTTTTCACTCCAAACTGCGTTGAGGATCGATGTGACGCCTCTTTTGCTTTGTTGATCTCTTAAAAGGCATCTCGATATTGTGGTTGGAAAACCAAACCTGGAAACTACAATGCTCCTGGAATAGCATCTTCAGGATTGGGCTTGTAGTGATCAATCAAATTGTTCCATCCTCTTCATCTTGCTTTTTTCATCTTGGTTTCCATGCTTCCACTTCCACTTGCCTTGGAATCGTGCTGTTTTCACTCAACTCACTCCTTACTCAAAAAGTCTCATTTCACAACTGAGGCCAAGAAAGGGGAAGTCTAAAGTGAaggggtttttcttttccttatttttattttattttattttatttatttttttcgctCTTACAGGAAACCCTGGGAATGAGGTAGAGCTGGAAGTGGTGCCCCCTCAATACTCATTTGGGCATTTATCCagatttctatctttttttttttttttaaatgtgtttgATAGCTTTGTTTGGTTTAGAAGCATGatgttcattttattttatctgaTTATGCAGGAAGCAACAGGAGCtttgaatatattaaaacaGAGCTTTGAATACTAACATAGAGATACCTTCAGATCTG
This window of the Corylus avellana chromosome ca5, CavTom2PMs-1.0 genome carries:
- the LOC132181626 gene encoding uncharacterized protein LOC132181626; protein product: MDCPSLVSLPEWIGDLTSPQELGVVNCLNLKSLPEGVRRLTSLRRLTTAECPHSEERCEQRMGEDWPKIAHVPNFRNDGDGNRIEWNASQTCQIYQEEVKVLRVDASSNLANNQICISILWLENQTWKLQCSWNSIFRIGLVVINQIVPSSSSCFFHLGFHASTSTCLGIVLFSLNSLLTQKVSFHN